Genomic segment of Halococcus salifodinae DSM 8989:
GGGAGAAAGATCAGCGTTATTCCCAACTCCTCCGCTCGCGTGCGCGTGAACTCAGAGGCATGCGAGGAGAAGTTATCCAAGACGAGCAGAATCCGGCCGGTCGGATTCTGCTCGCGGATCGCTTCGAACACCTCCACGATCCGCTCTTTGTGAAGGCTCTCGATTGATTCCAACACGCTCGTTCCGTTGATCGCGTAGAAACCGACAGCTGCGGTCTTCACTCGCGGCATGTGTTTCACGATGCGTGGCGTACCGAATCCCCAGAGCCGATGCCGATTTTCAGTCGGCAT
This window contains:
- a CDS encoding IS630 family transposase, with protein sequence MQKRFSPRRSARRKTRRPLIPVRRFLGSFDESWPMPTENRHRLWGFGTPRIVKHMPRVKTAAVGFYAINGTSVLESIESLHKERIVEVFEAIREQNPTGRILLVLDNFSSHASEFTRTRAEELGITLIFLPIASPHLQPIEPVWNSLKRTISPISTESADDFHALIERTFLTLTHRLSFAADWIDRFLNVNK